The Haloterrigena turkmenica DSM 5511 genome includes the window TCGTGGCGCGACGCCAGCGGCACCGAATCGAAGACGAGCACGCCGTCCTCGCCGCCGGATCGCGTGACGAGCGCGGCGACGGGGCGGCCGTCGCGGGTGGCCACGTACGCGGTGTGCTCCAGCGTCGGCGCGTCGAAGAGCCACCGGTAGTACCGCGCCTCGCGAAGGGCGTGAAACGATCGGGGAACCTGCGTCTCGTAGATCGACTCGAGGCGGTCGGCGGGCGGCGATGCGTATCGCTCGACGTCGTACGTCCCGTCCGCCGGCGAAAACCGATCGCAGAGACGGAGCCCGGTTCGCGTAACGGCGTCGGCCACTCGTCCGATCGACTCGCCGGCCGGCCCGTCCGGGAGCAGGTCGCCGGGCCGTTGCACCCTGTAGTACAGCGGCACGACGGCCACCTCGGACCAGCCGAGTTGCTCCTGTGCGCCGAGCGAGGCGGCGTTCGGGAAGTTAAAGAACAGCGCCGATTCCCGTCGCCGGTAGCGACGGATCCCGCGTTCGGTAATTCGGGAGTAGAGCCCGTTTCGCCGGTGATCCGGGTGGACGACCGCGTCGACCGGTTTGAGCGCCAGGACGGTGCGCTCGCCGCGGCGGAGCCGGCAGGGGACGTACCCCTGCACGGCGACGATCTCGCCGTCCCGCTCGGCGAGCGTGATCGGGACGTGCGAGAGGTACGGATCGTCGACGTACTTCCAGTCGAACCAGTCGGTACTCGGTCGGTGTCCCCACTCGGTCTCGAGCAACGAGAGAACGCCGTCTCGATCTCCTTTCTCGTACGTTCTCACCCTGTACTCGTCGGTGCGCTCCGATTGTTCCTGCCCCGCCATCGGCTACTGATCGACGGAGCGTCCCTTCGTTATGCGCAGGGATGGACGACCCCGACCCCTCCCCCGTTTCGTGTACGGTGGTGATATTCCGAATAAATACGTCATATCTCGTTAGCGCGGCTCGAACCCGTCGACTCGACCGCGGTACGCTGTGAGACACAGACGGCAACAGCTTTCGAAGTGGAGCCACTGGCTGGGAACGAATGGCCACCGAGACCGATGACGGCGACGATGATCGGGTCTACTACGTCATCAGCGACCTCCACATCGGCGGCGACGAACAGCTCGAGGACGTCGAGTTCATAGACGAATTGCGCTCCTTCCTCGAGCGGCTGGAACGGACCGACGAGGACGCCGAACTGATCATCAACGGCGACGCCTTCGGGCTCTGGGAGTTCACGACGGTCGAGGGACTCGAGAAGTTCGAGGTCTTAGCGGAGACGTATCCGGAGCTGTTCGAGCAGTTCCGGGCGACCGGGGAGAACATCCCCATCACGCTGTTGCCGGGGAACCACGACCACGAACTCGCGGCCTACGACGAGTACGTCGACCGCTTCGCGCAGTACAACGTTGACCTCGTCCAGGACCAGTCGATCACCAGGCCGGTCGGCGACCAGGCGATCCACTTCGAGCACGGCCACCAGCAGGACGCCAACAATCAGATCGAGGACTGGGGGAACCCCCACGCGACGCCGCTCGGCTACTACTACAACACGCTCGTGACGAGCCGGGCGGGCCAGCTCTCCGACCGGGGGCGGTATAACTGGCTGAAGGACGTCCAGGCGGTCACGCCGACCGAGCGGATGCCCATCTGGCTCTTCTCGAAGTACTTCTACCGGGAGATGAACCCGGTGCTACGGTACTCGCTGGTGCCGTTCCTGTTGCTGTTCAACATCAGCGCCGTCCTCGCGGTGCTGGCGGGGCTGCATCTGGCGGGGATCTGGTCGGTGCCGGTCACCCAGACGGAAGCGTTCCTCGGACAGTTCGGCAGGGCCGGCACCGCGGCCTGGTTCCTCCTCACGCTCAACGTCGCCGTCGTCGGCGTGCTCTTGCTCGCGGGCATTCCGCTGTACTTCATCCGCCGGGACATCAGGAAGACGGTCGACCGCTTCGGCGTCTTCGAGACCGAACTCACCGTCGACCCGGTCGGGTCATACGAGGACCGGGCCCGCGAGGTCTTCGCGGACGAGCCGGAGACGACGATCTTCTGCTTCGGGCACACCCACCGCCCGATGCTGAAGGAGGTCGACGGCGGCGTGCTGGTCAACACGGGCACGTGGCTCAAGCGCCTCCACCGTCGGGACGGGATCATCGGCATCCTCCCGCCGGTGTTCTACCCGTCGTACCAGCTGGCCGCGGTCCGCATCGCGTCCGAGTCAGCGAGCGAGGGTCGGAACGAGACTGGGACCGAGAGCGCGTCCGATTCGGCGGGCGTCGCCGTCGAGTTCGAGCGGATCACGAAGCCGAGCCCTGCGACGGAGGAGCTCACCCGCACCGAGCGGTTCTTCACGGTCGGCCGCGAGCCCACCCCCGACCTGCCGGATCGCCACGTCGTCGAGGATCCGGAGACAGAGATGGTGCCCGCGCCGGAGACGACGACCGACTGATCGACTCGAGTCCGCGACCGAGTCGCGAATCGAACCCCTTACCCCCGACGCGCCGGAACTCGCCCGTATGACTGCCGTAGTCGATGCGACGGACCTCGAGAAGACCTACGGCGAGACGACGGCGCTGTCGGGGGCGTCGCTCTCCGTTTCCGCCGGCGAGGTCTTCGCGCTGATCGGCCCGAACGGGGCCGGGAAGACGACGCTCGTGCGCGCGCTGACGGGGACGACCGAGCCCGATTCGGGGACGGCTCGCGTGCTCGGCGAGTCGCCGGCGGCGATCGACCGGGACCGACTCGGCGTCCTCCCGCAGGACTTCTCGCCGCCGGATCGGCTGAACGCCCGCGAACTACTCGAGTACTACGCGGGCCTGTACGACGACCCCCGCGACCCCGACGCCGTCCTCGACGACGTTGGCCTCGCAGACGCCGGCGACACCTGGTACGAGGACCTCTCTGGCGGCCAGCAGCGCCGGGTCTGCGTCGGCGCGACGCTGGTCAACGACCCCGATGTCCTCTTTCTGGACGAGCCGACGACCGGCATCGATCCCGCCGGTCGGCGCACCGTCTGGCGGTTGATCGAGGACCTCGCCGACGCGGGGACGACCGTCGTCCTCACGACCCACGACATGGCCGAGGCCGAGCGGCTGGCCGACCGCGTCGGCCTGCTCGCCGACGGGGCCGTCGTGGCCCGCGGCACCCCCGCCGAGCTCGTCGCCGAACACGGCGGCTCGAGTCGCCTCACGATCACGACGACGGCGACTCCCGAGGCCTTCGCCGACCTCGAGTATTCGGTCGAACGGCCGGCACGCGGCCGCGGCCCCCGCGGAGCCACGGCGGACGGCGCGCTCGTCGTCCGCGACATCGGGCCCGCCGAAATCGGGGCCGTCGTCGATTACCTCGAGGACCGCGGCCTCGAGTACTCCGGGCTGACGTGGGCCGAACCCGACTTAGAGGACGTCTACCTCGCGCTTGCCGACGCGACGGAACGCGATCGAACCGGTCGGGCCGGCGGGAACGGCGACGGCGAAACGGACGCCGACGACCTCGCTCGCGCGGGTGAGACGGCGTGACTCGAGTCGGTCGCGTTCGCGCGGCGACTGGCGCCGGCTGGCGGTCGTTCGTCCGCCGCCGGACGGCGGTCTTCTTCACGTTCTTCTTCCCGGTGATTCTGATCGCCATCTTCGGCGCGCTCGTCCAGACGGATCCGACAGGTGGAGGGCTGTTCACGGAGCCGGCGGCCTACTACGTGCCGGGCTATCTCGCCGTCGTCGTGCTCTTCACGCCGCTGTCGCGGATGGGCAGCGAGGTCGCGCGCCACCGCGAGGGCAACCGCTTCGAGAAGCTCGCGACGACGCCGCTGACTCGCGGCGAGTGGCTGCTCGCCCAGACCGCCGTCAACGCCGTGATCATCGGCCTCGCGAGCCTGCTGATCCTCGCGATGGTGGTCGCCCTGACGGGCGCCGAGATCGCGCTCTCCCTGCTACTCGTCCCCTACATCCTCGTCGGCGTCGTCTGTTTCTGCGGCGTCGGCGCGATGCTGGGCAGCTACACGGACTCCCAGGACGGCGCCGTCGCCGCCAGCAACGCCATCGGCCTTCCCTTACTGTTCCTCTCGGAGACGTTCGTCTCGCTCGAGCAGCTTCCCGGCTGGTTCGAACCGCTGGTGAACCTCTCGCCGCTGACCTACTTCGCCCGCGGCGTCCGGGCGGCGACCTATCCAGAAGCAGACGTCACTGGGGTGGCCGGCCTCGATCCGGCGCTGTCGAACCTCGCCGTGCTGGCCGTTATCGCCGTCGTCGCGTTCGCGCTCGGCGCGCGGTCGATCCCGCGGACGGACTGAATCGTTCACGTTCGCGAGCCCGTCTCGGCGCCGGTACTCGCGGTCTTCCCGCCGCTACTTGCGCCCGCTCCGCTGCTACTTTTAGTCGCCCATTCGATCCGAGAAGTCCCAACCGTACACCACCGCTGGCTCGACGGTGAGCATCACCTCTTCGCGTTCCTCCCGCAACAGCCCTCGAGCCAGCCCCGACTCCGTGTCGTCGAGATACCGCTCGAGGAGCGTCCGGAGCGTCTCCTTCTCGGGATCGGGCTCGATCGATACGGTGCCGCGACCCCTGACGCCGGCGTACGGCGGGTCGTTCGTCGACACTTCGAACGCGACCTCGGGATCGGCCTCGAGAAACGAGACGATGTCGGCGGACGCCGACGTAGCACACTGGAGTCGCCAGCCGTCGCGGTCGCTCGAGTCGGCTCCCGCGTCCGTTTCCTCGAGGCGATACCACAGCGAACACATCCAGAGATGGTCTGCGGGCGTTCGACAGGAGAGGCGGACCGGAACTGTCGACTCCTCGAGAAACGAAGCAATCGCCGTCGGTGAGAGGCTTCCGCGGATCTGCATACGGTCCGTCCGACCGCCAGGACCAAAATACTGACACGGGGTACGGAGAACCGACTGACCGCTCAGAACAGCGGGACGAACACCATCGCGAACTCGTAGCCGTAGATGTGGTTGAGCATCAGGTTGGTGACGACCCCGAGCACGAGGCTCAGGATCCAGGCGCCGGCAGCGATGCGACCGATCCGCGCGTGGGCCGTTCGGCGAAGTTCCGCGGGTGTGTGCGTCAGGCCGAGAATCAGCGCGTACAGCACGACCGGGACCGAGACGATCGAGAGGAGAATGTGGATCGCGAGCATGATCAGGTAGGCGTATCGCACCAGTTGCGGACCGACGAACTCCTTCGTGCCGCCGCCGCCGACCTTGAGGAGGTAGAGGACGAGGAACACGAGGATCAGGCCGAACGCGGTGATCATCGCGAGTCGGTGTTTCGCGATCTCGCCGGCCCGGATCCAGTACCAGCCCGCGGCCAGCAGGACGGTCGCGATCGCGTTGTTGACCGCGATCAGGTCCGTGAGCAGGTTGACCTGCTCGAGGGAGAGATCCGGATAGATCGGGACGTCGAGGAGGAACGTTCCGAGGACGAGCGTGTAGCCGACAATCGTCAGGAGGATCGTGGCGCCGATCGGCTGCTCTCGAAGCCGTCGTCTCGCGTCGGCGGTTGCCATTGTCGACGGTTGGGAGCAATCCCGTATCTGTCTTGCCATTCCGGAACGACGTCCGTCCGCTGCCGTCTCGCAACTGTTCGGCTGGATCGCGCTACCGGTACGGCAGCCGGTTCAGGCGCTCGCGGACGAGCGGTCGCAGTTCGAAGAGGTAGCGTTCGGTGTCGGCGTCCGCCTCGTCCTCGCCGGCGTGGTGGGTGTACACCACCTGCTCGACGGTCACGTCCGCGGGGAGTTCCTGCGCGATGACCACGGCGTCGAGCGCCCGGCCGGGACCGATCTCGGCGACGGACGCGCTCCACCGCTCAGGCAGCCGATCGGCGTGGGGCGAGACGATATTCGAACCCTGGTAGAGGAAGCCGTCGTCGCCGATGAAACTCGCGTTCGCCGCGCCGTCCCAGGAGACTGCCCTCGAGCCCGTGTTCCGGACGCGAAAGAACGCGACCGTCCGGTCGGTCGCCGCCGGGACGCCGTCGACGAGTCGCTCGAGGGAGACGTGCTGGACGAGTCCCACGAGCGTCAGGCGGAGCTGCTCGCCGTCGACGGAGAGTGCCTGGTGTCCGGGGTCGTCGACGTCGACGGCGTCCGGATCGTACGTCGGATCGCTCGCCGTCGTCGTCGAGCCGTCGCCGACGCGCGAGGCCACGCCGCCGTCCGGCTCCGGATCGGTCGGGGGCCGTTCGCCCACGAGCGCCTCGTAAGCCTCCTTGATCCGCAGAAACCGTTCTCGAGAGCCACCCTGATCGGGATGGTGTTCCTTCAGCAGCGTCCTGTAGGCTCGCCGCACCTCGCGTTCGTCGGCGGTCGGCGAGAGCCCGAGGACCTCGTAGTGGCTCTCCATTGCTCCGTACTACCGCACTTGGTCGAAAAGAGTCTTTCCGTCCGAATAGCGTGCTTCGTTCGGCTCGACCGGCCGGGCCGGCGACGGCTACTCGGTCCGGTCGCCTGCCTCCTCGAGCGTTATGGATCCGTCGGCCTCGATGGTGACCCGGTAGCCACAGAACGGGAACGAGACCTCGCCGTCGGGGCGTGGCGTCCCGTTCGACCGCGGCGCGAACAGCGAGTCCAAGGCTTCCGGATCGACGACGTCGTGGAGCGATGCGTACGTCGGCGGCCGGAGCTCCTCGGGTGAAACACCCTCGGCTTCAGCGACGGCTTCGATAACTGTCCGGCTTGGCGATCTCCAACATGACGCGTCGACGCTATCGCCGTCCCCCTCCGTCATAGTACCACCCTACCGAATCCGATGGAATAAAACTGTCCTTCTTAACCTCGCTTGTGGCAGAAATTTGGCCGTCAGCCTTCGATATCGAAGGTTTTCGGAGGTCGACGTTCGACGGGGAACGTTCGATCGGTCTCGGAATTCCCCGTCCCGTCGACGCACCCTATTGTCTCCCTGTTGATACTGAATACGATCCTTAACTGATGTGAATCGCCGGCTTGCCCGGCCGCGCCGCCTCCGCCAGTTCGTCGCCGTCGGTCGCCTGGCGCACGGTGACGTCGGCGTCGAACTCGTCGGTGACCAGCCAGGCGGAGCGCTCGAGGATCGAGCGCTCCGACGCGGCGTCGGAGATCTCCTCGAGTTCCGTGTGGTCGCCGCGCTCGAGCAGGTCGACCACGAAGGGTGCGACGGTCTCGCGGTCGGCGTCGACCCCGGCCTCGAGGACTCGGTCGACGAGCGACTCGGTGTCCGCCCCCTCGATCGACTCGTCGATATCGTCCCGGAGCAGCCGGATCGTCTCGTACTTCCAGTCCTGGGCCACGACGAGATCGATCCGCTCGGGGTCGTCGATCGCCGCGGTGTCGACGATATCGCGAACGTCCGCGAGCGTCGTCTCGACCAGCCGGCGCTCGCGTCGGTAGTCCGCGACGTCGCTCTCGGGGGTCGGCCAGTCGGCCTCGACGACCAGTCCCTCGCCGCGGAGCTTGTTCCAGCACTCCTCGCCGAGGTGTGGCGCCATCGGCGCGATCAGCGCCGAAAGCGTCAGCAGCCCACGTCGATAGACCTCGCCGTGGGGTCGTTCGTACTCCCGGTATCGGCGGAGCAGTCGTGCCAGTTCTCGGATCTCCGTAGCGGCGCGGTGGAAGCGGAACCGCTCGTACTCGTCGGTAACCGCGACGATCGTGCGGTCGATCTCCCGGGCGAGATAGCCGTCGTGGGGCCGTCGCTTGACGCGCGTGTCGCCCTCCTCGACGAACGCCGAGGCCATCCCGTAGAGGGTCTGCTGGAGTTCGTAGGCGCCGCGGACGTTGTTCGCGGTCCACTCGAAGTCCTGCTCGGGGTGGGCCGCCGAGAGGACGAACAGCCGCGTCGTCTCCGCGCCGTACTCCTGGGGCGCGACGACGTTGCCCTTCGAACTCGACATCTTCTCGCCGTCGTACAGCACCGTCCCCTGGCTCTTGAGCTCCCGAATCGGTTCGCGCTGCTCGAGCAGCCCCAGATCGGCCAGCGCTTTCGTGAAGAAGCGCGTGTAGAGCAGGTGGAGGATGGCGTGTTCCTCGCCGCCGACGTAGACGTCGACCGGCAGCCAGTCGTCGGTCAGTTCGGTGTCGAAGGGGGCGTCCTCGAGGCCGGGCGAGAGGAAGCGCAGGAAGTACCACGAGGAATCGACGAAGGTGTCCATCGTGTCCGTCTCCCGCTCGGCCGGCCCGCCGCAGTCGGGGCAGACCGTCTGCTTCCACTCCTCGGCGGCGTCTAACGGATTACCGGTCGTCCGGACGAACTCCGGGAGCTCGATGGGCAGGTCCTCGTCGGGCACCGGCACGCGGCCGCAGTCGTCGCAGTGGACGACCGGAATCGGCGTCCCCCAGTACCGCTGGCGAGAGATCAGCCAGTCGCGCAGCCGGTAGGTGACGTCTGCCTCGATCGCCGCGACCTCCTCGAGGAGCCGCTCGCGGGCGGTCCCGCTCTCGAGACCGCTGTACTCGCCGCTGTTCTCGAGGATTCCCTCGCCCGTGTAGGCGTCCGTTTCGAGATCGACGTCGATGCTCGCGTCCTTCGGCGCGACGACGCCCTCGATCGACAGGTCGTGCTCGAGCGCGAACGCGTGGTCGCGCTCGTTGTGCGCCGGAACGCCCATCACGGCGCCGGTGCCGACGTCCTCTAGGACGTAGCCGGCGACGTAGACGGGGAGTTCCTCGCCCGTGAGCGGGTGCGTCGCGGT containing:
- a CDS encoding DUF420 domain-containing protein, producing the protein MATADARRRLREQPIGATILLTIVGYTLVLGTFLLDVPIYPDLSLEQVNLLTDLIAVNNAIATVLLAAGWYWIRAGEIAKHRLAMITAFGLILVFLVLYLLKVGGGGTKEFVGPQLVRYAYLIMLAIHILLSIVSVPVVLYALILGLTHTPAELRRTAHARIGRIAAGAWILSLVLGVVTNLMLNHIYGYEFAMVFVPLF
- a CDS encoding GNAT family N-acetyltransferase translates to MAGQEQSERTDEYRVRTYEKGDRDGVLSLLETEWGHRPSTDWFDWKYVDDPYLSHVPITLAERDGEIVAVQGYVPCRLRRGERTVLALKPVDAVVHPDHRRNGLYSRITERGIRRYRRRESALFFNFPNAASLGAQEQLGWSEVAVVPLYYRVQRPGDLLPDGPAGESIGRVADAVTRTGLRLCDRFSPADGTYDVERYASPPADRLESIYETQVPRSFHALREARYYRWLFDAPTLEHTAYVATRDGRPVAALVTRSGGEDGVLVFDSVPLASRHDAFADLLAAVVADNADADVLSVTDGTLPPSLLARFGFVSYELPLVSRFCHPTYMAVRPLRNGDDVGPFSRRALADPENWCLSFLEVKD
- a CDS encoding leucine--tRNA ligase, which translates into the protein MTTHYDHAQVQEFWQYVWERDDVYELPADADDPTYVLGMFPYTSGTLHMGHVRNYAITDAYARYRRMQGDDVLHPMGWDAFGLPAENAAFERKTDPESWTQACIRRMRDELETMGFGYDWSREITTCEPEYYRWNQWFFKRLYEEGLVEYEGASVNWCPDCETVLAAAQVEERDGERVCWRCETPVGRRELDQWFFTITDYAEELHDGLEDLEGWPDGVREIQRNWIGRQEGARIGFEVSEVPRVRESQSDSRSPSEVQRTSEDTSNGRGEGTESRESAGPDTDGVGDDATSTVDVFSTRPETVYGATYLAVSPGHDLADELAAADDDVAAYVEDVRERDPGEVGFSGVETDATATHPLTGEELPVYVAGYVLEDVGTGAVMGVPAHNERDHAFALEHDLSIEGVVAPKDASIDVDLETDAYTGEGILENSGEYSGLESGTARERLLEEVAAIEADVTYRLRDWLISRQRYWGTPIPVVHCDDCGRVPVPDEDLPIELPEFVRTTGNPLDAAEEWKQTVCPDCGGPAERETDTMDTFVDSSWYFLRFLSPGLEDAPFDTELTDDWLPVDVYVGGEEHAILHLLYTRFFTKALADLGLLEQREPIRELKSQGTVLYDGEKMSSSKGNVVAPQEYGAETTRLFVLSAAHPEQDFEWTANNVRGAYELQQTLYGMASAFVEEGDTRVKRRPHDGYLAREIDRTIVAVTDEYERFRFHRAATEIRELARLLRRYREYERPHGEVYRRGLLTLSALIAPMAPHLGEECWNKLRGEGLVVEADWPTPESDVADYRRERRLVETTLADVRDIVDTAAIDDPERIDLVVAQDWKYETIRLLRDDIDESIEGADTESLVDRVLEAGVDADRETVAPFVVDLLERGDHTELEEISDAASERSILERSAWLVTDEFDADVTVRQATDGDELAEAARPGKPAIHIS
- a CDS encoding ABC transporter ATP-binding protein, which gives rise to MTAVVDATDLEKTYGETTALSGASLSVSAGEVFALIGPNGAGKTTLVRALTGTTEPDSGTARVLGESPAAIDRDRLGVLPQDFSPPDRLNARELLEYYAGLYDDPRDPDAVLDDVGLADAGDTWYEDLSGGQQRRVCVGATLVNDPDVLFLDEPTTGIDPAGRRTVWRLIEDLADAGTTVVLTTHDMAEAERLADRVGLLADGAVVARGTPAELVAEHGGSSRLTITTTATPEAFADLEYSVERPARGRGPRGATADGALVVRDIGPAEIGAVVDYLEDRGLEYSGLTWAEPDLEDVYLALADATERDRTGRAGGNGDGETDADDLARAGETA
- a CDS encoding HalOD1 output domain-containing protein — its product is MTEGDGDSVDASCWRSPSRTVIEAVAEAEGVSPEELRPPTYASLHDVVDPEALDSLFAPRSNGTPRPDGEVSFPFCGYRVTIEADGSITLEEAGDRTE
- a CDS encoding ABC transporter permease, with the protein product MTRVGRVRAATGAGWRSFVRRRTAVFFTFFFPVILIAIFGALVQTDPTGGGLFTEPAAYYVPGYLAVVVLFTPLSRMGSEVARHREGNRFEKLATTPLTRGEWLLAQTAVNAVIIGLASLLILAMVVALTGAEIALSLLLVPYILVGVVCFCGVGAMLGSYTDSQDGAVAASNAIGLPLLFLSETFVSLEQLPGWFEPLVNLSPLTYFARGVRAATYPEADVTGVAGLDPALSNLAVLAVIAVVAFALGARSIPRTD
- a CDS encoding J domain-containing protein, giving the protein MESHYEVLGLSPTADEREVRRAYRTLLKEHHPDQGGSRERFLRIKEAYEALVGERPPTDPEPDGGVASRVGDGSTTTASDPTYDPDAVDVDDPGHQALSVDGEQLRLTLVGLVQHVSLERLVDGVPAATDRTVAFFRVRNTGSRAVSWDGAANASFIGDDGFLYQGSNIVSPHADRLPERWSASVAEIGPGRALDAVVIAQELPADVTVEQVVYTHHAGEDEADADTERYLFELRPLVRERLNRLPYR
- a CDS encoding metallophosphoesterase, producing the protein MATETDDGDDDRVYYVISDLHIGGDEQLEDVEFIDELRSFLERLERTDEDAELIINGDAFGLWEFTTVEGLEKFEVLAETYPELFEQFRATGENIPITLLPGNHDHELAAYDEYVDRFAQYNVDLVQDQSITRPVGDQAIHFEHGHQQDANNQIEDWGNPHATPLGYYYNTLVTSRAGQLSDRGRYNWLKDVQAVTPTERMPIWLFSKYFYREMNPVLRYSLVPFLLLFNISAVLAVLAGLHLAGIWSVPVTQTEAFLGQFGRAGTAAWFLLTLNVAVVGVLLLAGIPLYFIRRDIRKTVDRFGVFETELTVDPVGSYEDRAREVFADEPETTIFCFGHTHRPMLKEVDGGVLVNTGTWLKRLHRRDGIIGILPPVFYPSYQLAAVRIASESASEGRNETGTESASDSAGVAVEFERITKPSPATEELTRTERFFTVGREPTPDLPDRHVVEDPETEMVPAPETTTD